Proteins encoded within one genomic window of Diorhabda sublineata isolate icDioSubl1.1 chromosome 1, icDioSubl1.1, whole genome shotgun sequence:
- the LOC130452437 gene encoding N-acetylglucosamine-1-phosphotransferase subunits alpha/beta isoform X1: MVVIFRIKSIKLILLAAIFLFSILFIYQMLEILDESYSPNISNCHYNDKIDVVYTWVNGSDPKFINQLNHYLNNHNISCDSSKQRFDDKYELKFSLRSLEKYAPWVNHVYIVTNGQIPYWLDLDYEKVTVVTHEEIFKDSSDLPTFSSPAIEFNLHRIPGLSKRFIYFNDDIFLGSPMYLQDFYTEGKKFLIYLAWPVPNCAANCLWMYVNDGQCDKDCYIPECQMDGNDCADVEEQKQLLYEFTKEEEDEEENEKNETIISELQESVQKLQFYQTFIKQFNTLHEKSNKKSVEGPSMKLPSNLSELVQIHNSNIISSYKLNRKHSRRDSITSNYFQRLESRKNIDAYSSSLQHTNRVFNTKYGFHTRRVPSHAPIMIDKEIVTDLELKFDKEFQVTQRNRVRRKDDMQFSFTYYHFIMSEQRKKTIGEIFDEFDTDLSSTWSDREIRTLLTSLYELPLSYTTVNHFEELLMNCSQKEPLPEVPAPLYERYLDSKLPTISKYLVENCEYVSNILLQKFEKVPQYDFEAVHDSENKYVHFVMLNSNISDVVGNLDEIRRNRKKFVCLNDNLDESKFSENELVRAVLYDFYLSLFPKPSKFELPQELRNKFTYIKELKEWRYNRRIVSICLFSMIVVILLFTFYNSCKKKCCQIANKVLC; the protein is encoded by the exons atggtTGTGATTTTTCGTATCAAGAGCATTAAACTTATACTTTTGGCAGcgatatttctattttctatacTATTTATTTACCAAATGTTAGAG ATTTTAGATGAAAGCTACTCTCCTAATATAAGTAACTGCCActataatgataaaatagaTGTAGTTTATACATGGGTGAATGGTTCTGAtcctaaatttattaatcaattgaACCACTATTTGAATAACCACAATATAAGCTGTGATTCTTCCAAACAAAGATTTGATGATAAATATGAACTGAAATTTTCTCTAAG ATCTTTAGAAAAATATGCCCCATGGGTTAACCATGTTTATATTGTAACTAATGGTCAAATTCCCTATTGGCTAGATTTGGATTATGAAAAAGTTACTGTAGTTACTCATGAAGAGATATTCAAAGATAGCTCAGACTTACCAACATTTTCTAGTCCAGCTATAGAATTCAATCTTCACAG AATACCAGGACTATCGAAGAGATTTATCTATTTCAATGATGATATATTTCTGGGATCTCCAATGTACTTACAGGATTTTTATACAGAAGGAAAgaaatttctgatttatttagcATGGCCAGTACCTAATTGTGCTGCAAATTGTTTGTGGATGTATGTTAATGATGGACAGTGTGATAAAGACTGTTATATACCAGAGTGCCAAATGGATGGTAATGACTGTGCAGATGTTGAAGAACAG AAACAACTTTTATACGAGTTTACTAAAGAAGAGGAGGACGAGGAGGAAAACgagaaaaatgaaacaataatcTCAGAGCTCCAAGAATCTGTTCAAAAACTGCAATTTTATCAAACTTTTATCAAACAATTTAATACACTTCACGAAAAATCGAACAAGAAATCAGTTGAAGGACCATCAATGAAGTTACCAAGTAATTTATCGGAATTAGTACAAATTCATAATAGCAATATTATCAGTTCGTACAAGCTAAATAGAAAACATAGCAGAAGAGACTCAATTACATCTAATTATTTTCAACGTCTGGAATCACGCAAAAACATTGATGCTTACAGTTCATCGCTACAACATACCAATCGTGTCTTTAATACAAAATATGGGTTCCATACTAGAAGAGTACCATCACATGCCCCTATTATGATAGATAAAGAAATCGTGACAgatttagaattgaaatttgaCAAAGAGTTCCAAGTTACACAGAGAAACAGAGTTCGACGGAAGGACGATATGCAGTTTTCTTTCacttattatcattttattatgtctgaacaaagaaaaaaaactatcggagaaatatttgatgaatttgATACTGATTTATCGAG CACATGGTCTGACAGAGAGATTAGAACCTTACTTACCAGTCTTTATGAACTTCCTTTAAGTTACACAACGGTTAATCATTTTGAAGAGTTACTTATGAATTGTTCACAAAAAGAACCGCTTCCTGAAGTTCCTGCACCTTTATACGAGAGATACTTAGATTCAAAACTG ccaACTATTTCCAAATATCTAgttgaaaattgtgaatatgtatcaaatattttattacaaaaattcgaGAAAGTTCCTCAATATGATTTCGAAGCTGTTCATGATTCCGAGAATAAATACGTCCATTTTGTAATGCTGAATTCAAATATCAGTGATGTGGTTGGTAACTTGGATGAAATACGAAGAAATAGGAA aaAGTTTGTGTGTTTAAATGACAATCTagatgaatcaaaattttcagaaaatgaaCTAGTGAGAGCTGTActgtatgatttttatttatctttgttTCCTAAACCGAGTAAATTTGAATTGCCTCAAGAATTGAGGAACAAATTTACATACATTAAGGAGTTGAAAGAATGGAGATACAACAGAAGGATTGTTAGTATATGTTTGTTCAGTATGATTGTTgtgatattattatttactttttataattcTTGTAAGAAAAAGTGTTGCCAAATTGCCAATAAAGTTTTATGttga
- the LOC130452437 gene encoding N-acetylglucosamine-1-phosphotransferase subunits alpha/beta isoform X2, whose product MVVIFRIKSIKLILLAAIFLFSILFIYQMLEILDESYSPNISNCHYNDKIDVVYTWVNGSDPKFINQLNHYLNNHNISCDSSKQRFDDKYELKFSLRSLEKYAPWVNHVYIVTNGQIPYWLDLDYEKVTVVTHEEIFKDSSDLPTFSSPAIEFNLHRIPGLSKRFIYFNDDIFLGSPMYLQDFYTEGKKFLIYLAWPVPNCAANCLWMYVNDGQCDKDCYIPECQMDGNDCADVEEQKQLLYEFTKEEEDEEENEKNETIISELQESVQKLQFYQTFIKQFNTLHEKSNKKSVEGPSMKLPSNLSELVQIHNSNIISSYKLNRKHSRRDSITSNYFQRLESRKNIDAYSSSLQHTNRVFNTKYGFHTRRVPSHAPIMIDKEIVTDLELKFDKEFQVTQRNRVRRKDDMQFSFTYYHFIMSEQRKKTIGEIFDEFDTDLSSTWSDREIRTLLTSLYELPLSYTTVNHFEELLMNCSQKEPLPEVPAPLYERYLDSKLPTISKYLVENCEYVSNILLQKFEKVPQYDFEAVHDSENKYVHFVMLNSNISDVVGNLDEIRRNRKV is encoded by the exons atggtTGTGATTTTTCGTATCAAGAGCATTAAACTTATACTTTTGGCAGcgatatttctattttctatacTATTTATTTACCAAATGTTAGAG ATTTTAGATGAAAGCTACTCTCCTAATATAAGTAACTGCCActataatgataaaatagaTGTAGTTTATACATGGGTGAATGGTTCTGAtcctaaatttattaatcaattgaACCACTATTTGAATAACCACAATATAAGCTGTGATTCTTCCAAACAAAGATTTGATGATAAATATGAACTGAAATTTTCTCTAAG ATCTTTAGAAAAATATGCCCCATGGGTTAACCATGTTTATATTGTAACTAATGGTCAAATTCCCTATTGGCTAGATTTGGATTATGAAAAAGTTACTGTAGTTACTCATGAAGAGATATTCAAAGATAGCTCAGACTTACCAACATTTTCTAGTCCAGCTATAGAATTCAATCTTCACAG AATACCAGGACTATCGAAGAGATTTATCTATTTCAATGATGATATATTTCTGGGATCTCCAATGTACTTACAGGATTTTTATACAGAAGGAAAgaaatttctgatttatttagcATGGCCAGTACCTAATTGTGCTGCAAATTGTTTGTGGATGTATGTTAATGATGGACAGTGTGATAAAGACTGTTATATACCAGAGTGCCAAATGGATGGTAATGACTGTGCAGATGTTGAAGAACAG AAACAACTTTTATACGAGTTTACTAAAGAAGAGGAGGACGAGGAGGAAAACgagaaaaatgaaacaataatcTCAGAGCTCCAAGAATCTGTTCAAAAACTGCAATTTTATCAAACTTTTATCAAACAATTTAATACACTTCACGAAAAATCGAACAAGAAATCAGTTGAAGGACCATCAATGAAGTTACCAAGTAATTTATCGGAATTAGTACAAATTCATAATAGCAATATTATCAGTTCGTACAAGCTAAATAGAAAACATAGCAGAAGAGACTCAATTACATCTAATTATTTTCAACGTCTGGAATCACGCAAAAACATTGATGCTTACAGTTCATCGCTACAACATACCAATCGTGTCTTTAATACAAAATATGGGTTCCATACTAGAAGAGTACCATCACATGCCCCTATTATGATAGATAAAGAAATCGTGACAgatttagaattgaaatttgaCAAAGAGTTCCAAGTTACACAGAGAAACAGAGTTCGACGGAAGGACGATATGCAGTTTTCTTTCacttattatcattttattatgtctgaacaaagaaaaaaaactatcggagaaatatttgatgaatttgATACTGATTTATCGAG CACATGGTCTGACAGAGAGATTAGAACCTTACTTACCAGTCTTTATGAACTTCCTTTAAGTTACACAACGGTTAATCATTTTGAAGAGTTACTTATGAATTGTTCACAAAAAGAACCGCTTCCTGAAGTTCCTGCACCTTTATACGAGAGATACTTAGATTCAAAACTG ccaACTATTTCCAAATATCTAgttgaaaattgtgaatatgtatcaaatattttattacaaaaattcgaGAAAGTTCCTCAATATGATTTCGAAGCTGTTCATGATTCCGAGAATAAATACGTCCATTTTGTAATGCTGAATTCAAATATCAGTGATGTGGTTGGTAACTTGGATGAAATACGAAGAAATAGGAA GGTCTAG
- the LOC130452436 gene encoding amidophosphoribosyltransferase-like — protein sequence MENRKKSDIEWIDRRINRGKTKTGLTHECGVFGAIGNENSSWVSSSEIAQFICIGLEALQHRGQESTGIVTSEGTNDYHIHKGMGLVKHVFSNESISKLSGFLGIGHTRYSTSAKSEQVNCQPFVVHSMHGALAVAHNGELVNAAVLRKQVLDRGVGLSTHSDSELITQALCLIPPDGEVNGPDWPARIRHLMQLAPLSFSLCIMLKDRIYAVRDSYGNRPLCLGVILAPNQELIHGELEGIQPEGWVVSSESCAFMSVTQFLREVQPGEIVEMTRKGIKTIDIVPPPEGKLPAFCIFEYVYFARPNSIFEGQEVYTVRVHCGMQLALEHPVEADMVGSVPESGNAAAFGFSRQSKIPLRELLTKNTYVGRTFIQPNNRLRQLNVSLKFSPILGNVKGKRIILIDDSIVRGNTVGPIIKLLRRAGAKEVHIRVASPPLKYPCYMGINIPTREELIMNKLKDTKEFAKKVDADSIEYLSVEGLVKAVRRELQPLGRKVGHCTACLTGDYPGGLPEELNW from the exons atggaaaatagaaaaaaatctgataTTGAGTGGATTGATAGACGTATTAATAGAGGAAAAACTAAAACAGGATTGACTCATGAATGTGGTGTTTTTGGAGCTATAGGCAATGAAAATTCGAGTTGGGTCTCCAGTTCAGAAATAGCCCAATTTATTTGCATTGGCTTGGAAGCCTTACAACACAG AGGTCAAGAATCAACAGGTATTGTTACTAGTGAAGGGACCAATGATTACCACATTCATAAAGGAATGGGTTTAGTCAAACACGTTTTTAGTAATGAGAGTATTTCTAAGTTATCAGGTTTTTTGGGAATTG GACATACCAGATATTCCACAAGTGCTAAATCAGAACAAGTAAATTGTCAACCATTTGTGGTACATTCAATGCATGGAGCTTTAGCTGTGGCTCACAATGGAGAATTAGTAAATGCAGCAGTATTAAGAAAACAG GTATTAGACAGAGGCGTAGGCCTGTCAACACATTCAGATAGTGAACTTATTACACAAGCTTTATGTTTGATTCCTCCAGATGGTGAAGTAAATGGTCCAGACTGGCCAGCTCGAATCAGACATTTAATGCAATTGGCGCCATTAAGTTTCTCCCTATGTATAATGCTGAAAGACAGAATTTATGCTGTTCGAGATTCATATGGAAACAGACCTCTATGCTTAGGTGTTATTTTGGCTCCAAATCAAGAAT tgatCCACGGAGAATTGGAAGGAATTCAGCCAGAAGGTTGGGTGGTATCTTCAGAATCCTGTGCCTTTATGTCT gTTACCCAATTTTTACGTGAAGTTCAACCTGGAGAAATAGTAGAAATGACTCGTAAAGGTATAAAAACCATCGACATTGTTCCTCCACCAGAAGGAAAGTTACCCgcattttgtatatttgaatatgtttacTTTGCTAGACCAAATAGTATCTTTGAAGGACAAGAAGTTTATACAGTACGTGTACATTGTGGTATGCAACTAGCTTTGGAGCATCCCGTGGAGGCTGATATGGTCGGATCTGTACCAGAATCTGGCAATGCAGCAGCTTTTGGATTCTCTAGGCAg tcaaAAATACCACTAAGAGAATTACTTACCAAAAATACCTACGTTGGCAGGACTTTTATTCAACCAAACAACCGTTTACGACAATTAAACGTATCTTTAAAATTTA GTCCTATATTAGGAAACGTGAAAGGAAAAAGAATTATTCTCATTGATGATTCGATTGTTAGAGGTAATACAGTGGGACCAATAATAAAACTGTTACGTAGGGCAGGTGCTAAAGAGGTACACATAAGGGTTGCGAGCCCTCCTCTAAAATATCCTTGTTATATGGGTATCAACATTCCTACAAGAGAAGAGTTAATAATGAACAAATTGAAAGATACAAAAGAATTTGCTAAAAAAGTTG atGCTGATAGTATTGAATACTTGAGCGTTGAAGGACTGGTAAAAGCTGTACGTAGAGAATTACAACCACTAGGAAGAAAAGTAGGACATTGCACAGCATGTCTTACAGGAGATTATCCAGGAGGACTACCTGAAGAATTGAACTGGTGA